Proteins from a single region of Chryseobacterium sp. T16E-39:
- a CDS encoding alpha/beta fold hydrolase has translation MEKYAQSSDGQKIHYRESGKGNISIIFVHGWLGNVDWWTDQVDYLKNQFNIIQMDLAGHGKSDKSRQNWNSDQYAEDIKAVADQIQSQEIILVGHSMSGAYVLEAALKIPKLKGVILIDTIKDLDEQYTEEAVEEFLFVNYRNDFKNAVENILPQYLFAESTPAPVKERIQHEFLQSTGETAVELLKPLYQTDFRKAAAQINVPVRAINSDAQPTNIDANRKYLKDFDYVTIEGVGHYPMLEKPTEFNLILENVIKQLM, from the coding sequence ATGGAAAAATACGCACAATCTTCAGATGGTCAGAAAATCCACTATAGAGAATCAGGTAAAGGAAATATTTCAATTATTTTTGTCCACGGATGGCTGGGGAATGTAGATTGGTGGACTGACCAGGTTGATTATCTCAAGAATCAATTCAATATCATACAAATGGATCTGGCGGGGCATGGAAAATCCGACAAATCCAGACAAAACTGGAACAGTGATCAATATGCTGAAGATATAAAAGCTGTAGCTGATCAGATTCAATCACAGGAAATTATACTTGTAGGGCACTCAATGTCTGGCGCATATGTATTGGAAGCTGCGTTGAAAATCCCAAAACTAAAAGGTGTTATTTTAATTGATACCATTAAAGATCTCGACGAACAATATACAGAAGAAGCGGTTGAAGAGTTTTTATTCGTCAATTACCGAAATGATTTCAAGAATGCTGTAGAAAACATTCTACCACAATATCTTTTTGCAGAGTCAACTCCAGCTCCGGTAAAAGAAAGGATACAGCATGAGTTTCTTCAAAGTACTGGAGAGACAGCTGTTGAGTTACTCAAGCCTTTATACCAAACAGATTTTAGAAAAGCGGCAGCACAGATCAACGTTCCAGTCCGAGCCATCAATTCTGATGCACAACCTACTAATATTGATGCAAACCGTAAGTATTTAAAAGATTTTGATTATGTAACAATAGAGGGTGTCGGCCACTATCCTATGCTGGAGAAGCCTACTGAATTTAATCTTATTCTTGAAAATGTTATAAAACAACTGATGTAG
- a CDS encoding anthrone oxygenase family protein: protein MRPLILFVYIIIGSGILFVNIYNSLIDAPNWGRNIPDSLETARNYFQQKTPGDFFKIVGMSYHLIGLVTIILLWNSYPQVKGYMIPAFVLFILADVLTVVYFFPRNSILFEQKPIDIKAAVQAWKEWSRMNWIRSLLLLTGIVLSCIALHRTYR, encoded by the coding sequence ATGAGACCTCTTATTTTATTTGTATACATCATTATCGGAAGTGGGATATTGTTTGTTAACATTTACAATTCCCTTATTGACGCTCCGAATTGGGGAAGAAACATTCCAGACTCCCTTGAAACGGCAAGAAATTATTTTCAGCAAAAAACACCAGGAGATTTTTTTAAAATTGTAGGTATGTCTTATCACCTCATCGGATTGGTTACTATCATTTTGCTATGGAATTCATATCCACAGGTGAAAGGATATATGATTCCGGCATTTGTCCTTTTTATACTCGCTGATGTATTAACGGTCGTCTATTTTTTCCCAAGGAACAGTATTCTTTTTGAACAAAAACCTATTGATATCAAAGCTGCGGTTCAAGCATGGAAAGAATGGAGCAGAATGAACTGGATACGCTCATTACTACTGTTGACAGGGATTGTACTTTCTTGTATCGCCTTGCACAGGACTTATAGATAG
- the ribB gene encoding 3,4-dihydroxy-2-butanone-4-phosphate synthase — protein sequence MEKLLEKFGVTSRERVENALLKLQQGKGILLVDDENRENEGDIIFPASTITEQDMALLIRECSGIVCLCISEEKSKRLNLRPMVETNNSKNQTAFTISIEAKEGVESGVSAKDRVTTIRTAVAENAIADHIASPGHVFPLIAKKDGVFARRGHTEGSVDLVKMANLGDDAVLCELTNEDGSMARLPEIADFAVKKGMSVVTIEDIHAYRKMISQN from the coding sequence ATGGAAAAATTATTAGAAAAATTCGGAGTTACCTCCAGAGAACGTGTAGAAAATGCACTTTTAAAATTACAACAAGGCAAAGGTATCCTTTTAGTAGATGATGAAAACCGTGAAAACGAAGGTGACATCATCTTTCCCGCCTCCACTATTACAGAACAAGACATGGCACTTTTGATCCGCGAATGCAGCGGCATTGTTTGTTTATGCATTTCAGAGGAAAAAAGTAAACGTCTCAATCTCCGTCCGATGGTGGAAACCAACAACAGTAAGAATCAAACAGCATTTACCATTTCTATTGAAGCCAAAGAAGGTGTTGAATCAGGCGTTTCAGCGAAAGACCGTGTAACAACGATCAGGACAGCGGTTGCAGAAAATGCTATAGCGGATCATATTGCAAGTCCTGGGCATGTTTTTCCTCTTATTGCTAAAAAAGACGGTGTTTTTGCAAGAAGAGGGCACACTGAAGGAAGTGTAGATCTTGTAAAAATGGCTAATCTGGGTGATGATGCCGTACTTTGTGAACTGACCAATGAAGACGGTTCTATGGCAAGGCTTCCTGAAATTGCGGATTTTGCCGTAAAAAAAGGAATGAGCGTGGTCACCATTGAAGATATTCATGCCTACCGTAAAATGATCAGTCAAAACTAA
- a CDS encoding outer membrane beta-barrel protein, which yields MKKTISAILFLCGVFVFSQESIKNDTIDKTKTAEIQEVIIKSQRKKQFADKAVYTFDKAALEKARYAKDLLKTLPELQLDPISNTLKSTKGGTSLFLINGIEATDMQIRSIAPSEVVKVEYYDIPPARWATRADTVINVITRSSETGYVFGADVMSALNTGFVNGSAYANYTKGKNNFGLEYSMNLRDYDNRRVHSIYDYQLNNTRYLSDENKKDHFGYTDQSIALRYTRTVPDNYSFQAKLNMNILHTFVNGSGESTFTKDDVTEGHTMMKRGGTDYVTPTLDLYFSKKLSKKDELSLNVVGSHFTTDTSEFTKEWITSSGNSVFDNDMNLKAKQTGFVGEIAHTHDFESGKLSSGYRISNTSIANDLQNLAGFSQYKVNYLEQYFYTEFSGKIDKFSYRVGAGLTNIHNKSAETTFDEWSITPKVILGYQLKGNQSLRLTSSYKPKSPWSAALSSNVVQMAPNIVQKGNPYLKSQLTWGNNLIYSLNNKYFDFNANLFYSDTRRTINQFYVMDDTFGGYALTYENAKSSKQYGLQLTGSYKPFGNSLLVIKAMIAPSSETIRTSKGALIKNNYIANNLELSSEYKSFSVQYQFNIPVYLLSGAFLNTNENANHIFVNYKHKDWTFSTGLYWLGMPSEYKTKSLPESLVNYSRNSQIINNKSMFVLGLSYDFSKGKKTNLEKKLNNSTAPAATF from the coding sequence ATGAAAAAAACAATAAGTGCCATCCTTTTTCTTTGTGGAGTTTTTGTGTTTTCGCAGGAAAGCATTAAAAATGACACGATTGATAAAACAAAAACGGCAGAAATCCAGGAGGTGATTATAAAATCTCAACGTAAAAAACAATTTGCGGATAAAGCAGTATATACTTTTGATAAAGCAGCATTAGAAAAGGCACGTTATGCAAAAGACCTGCTGAAGACATTACCTGAACTGCAGCTTGACCCTATTTCGAATACCCTCAAAAGTACCAAAGGAGGGACTTCTTTATTCCTTATTAACGGAATTGAAGCTACGGATATGCAGATCCGAAGCATAGCACCAAGTGAAGTGGTAAAGGTGGAATACTATGATATCCCACCTGCAAGATGGGCAACAAGAGCGGACACAGTTATTAATGTGATTACAAGATCCAGTGAGACAGGATATGTTTTTGGAGCCGATGTAATGTCTGCTTTAAATACAGGATTCGTTAATGGATCAGCATATGCCAACTATACGAAAGGTAAAAATAATTTTGGCTTAGAGTATTCTATGAATTTAAGGGATTATGATAACAGAAGAGTACACAGTATCTATGATTATCAGCTCAATAATACCCGTTATCTTTCCGATGAAAATAAGAAAGATCACTTTGGATATACTGATCAGAGTATTGCTTTAAGATATACCCGGACGGTTCCTGACAATTATTCATTCCAAGCGAAATTGAATATGAATATCCTTCATACTTTCGTTAATGGTAGCGGAGAAAGTACGTTTACAAAAGATGATGTTACAGAAGGGCATACTATGATGAAAAGAGGAGGTACAGATTATGTAACGCCAACACTTGATTTGTATTTTTCAAAAAAACTAAGTAAAAAAGATGAATTAAGTTTGAATGTTGTGGGTTCTCACTTTACCACCGATACATCCGAATTTACTAAAGAGTGGATTACCTCTTCAGGGAATTCAGTGTTTGATAATGATATGAACCTCAAAGCTAAACAGACTGGTTTTGTGGGAGAGATCGCTCATACTCATGATTTTGAGAGTGGAAAGCTGTCTTCCGGCTATCGTATTTCCAATACGTCCATCGCTAACGATCTCCAGAATCTTGCAGGATTCTCACAGTACAAAGTAAATTATTTAGAGCAGTATTTTTATACCGAGTTCTCCGGTAAAATTGATAAGTTTTCATACCGGGTGGGTGCGGGGCTGACCAATATTCATAATAAAAGTGCCGAAACTACTTTTGATGAATGGTCCATTACCCCGAAAGTTATTTTAGGATATCAGCTTAAAGGGAATCAGAGTCTGCGTCTGACCAGCAGCTATAAACCGAAAAGCCCGTGGAGTGCTGCATTAAGCAGCAACGTGGTTCAGATGGCACCCAACATTGTACAAAAAGGAAATCCCTATCTTAAATCACAGTTAACATGGGGAAATAACCTGATCTATTCCTTAAATAATAAGTATTTTGATTTCAATGCCAATTTATTCTATTCAGATACCCGACGTACCATCAACCAGTTTTATGTGATGGACGACACCTTTGGAGGGTATGCTCTTACTTACGAAAATGCAAAAAGTTCGAAACAGTATGGACTGCAGCTTACAGGTTCCTATAAACCTTTTGGAAACAGTCTTCTTGTGATCAAAGCGATGATTGCCCCTTCATCAGAAACGATAAGAACCAGCAAAGGAGCATTGATCAAAAATAATTATATCGCGAATAACTTAGAATTGTCTTCAGAATATAAATCATTCTCAGTACAGTATCAGTTTAATATTCCTGTTTATTTGCTTAGCGGTGCATTTCTCAATACGAATGAAAATGCAAATCACATTTTTGTCAATTATAAACATAAAGACTGGACATTCTCTACAGGATTATACTGGTTGGGAATGCCTTCGGAATATAAAACCAAAAGTCTTCCGGAAAGTTTGGTTAACTATTCCCGAAACAGCCAGATTATAAATAATAAATCGATGTTTGTTCTTGGGCTCAGCTACGATTTTTCAAAAGGTAAGAAAACGAATCTTGAGAAAAAGCTCAATAATTCAACAGCTCCTGCAGCCACTTTTTAA